CAAAAAATCACGTTTCTAGACAATTAGTTGAGACATATAACTCACAAAGTATTCtatcgaaaaaatataaaaaaaaagtgaaaaaaatggtgtacctatGTATGAAGTTCAATGGCCGGATTCAGGAAAACTAACCACAAACAACGGCATGATGTATTATGTTGGTAACAATGATCCAAGACACCGATATGGAGTTGCCATACTTGTAGACAAAGAGACAAACAAATCTGTCGTTGGTTTTAGCCCCTACTCAGAGAGATTGTTGATGATTCAGTTGCAAACATTCTCTAAGAAGATAAACGTTGTccaaatatatgcacctactgcAGACAAAGATGAGGCCGAGATAGAAAGGTTCTACATGCAATTGAACGAAATCATAAGATCCACAAAAAAATATGACATATTGTTGGTGATGGGAGATTTCAACGCCAAGATTGGAAAAGGAAAAGTGGATGGATGTGTGGGAGAATTTGGCTTGGGAGAAAGAAATGAAAGGGGGGACAGACTTGTCGAATTCTGCCAAAGCGAGGAGCTGGTAGTAATGAATACATTATTTAAACTACCTAAAAGAAAACTTTATACCTGGAAATCACCGGCGGATTCGGAAGATCACATTGTAAGAAACCAGATAGATTAGGTACATTTTAATCAAATACAGATATAAAAACACTATAAAGTCTGTGAGAACATACCCCGGAGCTGACATAAATTCAGACCATCATCCACTAGTAGGCGTAAtgaagataaaattaaaaaagatccaaaaacaaacaaatataccaCGATTCGATGTCTCAAAGATAAAAGAAGAACCTATACGTCAGagtttaaaacaagaaataaatgataacttaaataaaatcaaacaagacgtgataaagacaacagatgttaatgacaaatggaacataatacaagaaacgttagtagaggcaggaaagaaaatattacagacaaaaataagaaaaaaacagagatggatgacttcagaaatcctagagttaatggaggaaagaagaaaacataaaggcaggaataaggcaaaatacaaagaaatacagaggttaataataaagaaaataaaagaggccaaatccacctggctgACAAACCAATGCAGTGAAATAGAGGAATATTCTAAAAAACATAATAGCTTGAATATGCATAAGAAAATAAAGGAAAATcaaatacacagcgaaaaaagaaagatggccttcttaaagacataaatggaaaaattattatagaagtcaaagagaaattaaaaaagtggaaggcgtacataacagatctgtttgaggataatagacaagaaccggaagaaatcgatagcgaaacgggaccagagatcatagtggaggaaatcgaacaagcaatacgaaacgcaaaaaacggaaaaactataggtccagacgaaatacctgcagaattactaaaatatctagacgatgaaactctacctgtactactggatctgtttaatgaagtatataaaaccggaaaaatacctcaggaatggttggtgtccacctttgtaacaatacctaaaacaatatatgccaaagattgttcagactataggacaatatcactaataagccataccctcaaaatatttctaaaggtgattcatggaagattatacagaaagctagaaaatgatatggatgatacccaatttgggttccgcaaaggacttagaacaagagaggcattgtttgcatttaatgtcctctctcaaagatgcttagatatgaacctggatatttattcctgtttcatcgacttcgaaaaagcgttcgacagagtccgacatgaaaaactaatagaattattgaaaaacagagatatagacagacgagacttacgaattatcatcaatctgtattggaatcaaaaggcaaatataaagatagacgaacaagagtccgagaatattgatataaagagaggggtaagacagggttgtgtactgtcgccgctactgtttaacgtgtacagtgaagccatatttcaggaagcgatagcggaactaggtgatggaatctctataaacggaagaacagtaaataacataaaattcgctgatgacaccgttataatggcagacacccttgagtcgctacaagaattgttaaatagaattaacgattattgcattcgatatagactcaaaataaacaagaaaaaaactaaatttatgattgtctcaaaaacacaacatggaaatgaaaggttaatactagagcaaagccaaatagaaaaagtaaagacatacaaatatctgggaacctgggttgatgacaaaaatgaccaaagcaaagaaattaaagtccgaattgaaactgcaaggcaagcatttataaaaatgaagacactgcttacaaacaaagaccttcagttgcctctcagattgagggctctaagatgctacatattttctatattactatacggaatggaagcttggacattgaaaaggcaacatataagaaaaatagtagcgttcgaaatgtggtgttacagaagaatgttgaaaattcagtgggttcaaaggattaccaatgttgaagtgctacgacgtttaaataaggagttagaaattatgaacagtataaaaacaaaaaaactagaatatttgggtcacattaccagaggagagaaatatgagctgctgagagttattatgcaaggaaggatccaaggaaaaagaagcataggaagaagacgcatctcctggctgaggaaccttagagaatagtttaactgtagttcattacaactgttcagagcagcagccaacaaagtgaccatagccattatgatatccaacctccgctaggagatggaactttaagaagaagaatgtatgaagtctgtagacccggCAGAatcagagttgtagctaatgaaaagtaggttcttattcgtcaaattccaaatcgaatattttaacgtgaaataaccaaaaaacccgaaaaaacttttcggggaaaacgaaagtatttaaaaaaaaattatttttggttttttaaaagtttttagcatCATAAGTTagcaagttacgttcaaaataaagttggtctctttttttggtaaacaaaatcgtgaaaatcatcccctaattagcattccaaatgaaattaatcgttactgcttcacaagttaTCTTATTTGGTTGTTaagggagcatccataaactacgtcgttgaaaaaGGGGTGGGGggactttgcttattacgacggtatacgacaggggAAAGAGGGCCATaagtgcacatccgacgtcgtttgaagttcactaatataaaaaatataccctattttagaatgaataagaatttttatattacttttatcgcatacttttcatttcgtttttatcagtcacagccttaataatattgATAGCAGTTTTATACAgactaacaaacaataaaacattgtccTATGTCGTTAAACAAACGCTTCTtttcagaacaacgtctggaagcaataaatattaaactgttcacttatttactgaatactctgtgtGAAAAAATCTaaaagaatgaatagaaataaaatattctattctatttagttagtacccacataacaatgatgttcgcatcatgttctaagcatatcctaccaacattcgtcgaagtatatcctttttagtatatgcgtagtacaagcatagcatgtaacataaaaaatattctaaatttcatattctttgcatgtgcttcaaagaatattcttgcaccgaatatactaagcacattcgtgtacgtagtatctcggaatgttcgtaaaactttattcttagaatataccttaatcaaatattcttagtatatgcaaaagtatatgcttaacacatacttgtatatacttttaaaatatcttaaaaataatatactgtatgtacctatataggaagaagaataatgttagcctatagattatcaacttcgcgttaagaatttattaataaaatttaggtattttggtaggaactatactgaactatctaattcattttttttaaaccgttttaattgtatggtaaaaaagtttaaaacttaattctattgaagaaaaatgagaaattctcgtttcgttttccaTTGAAATGAAttgagtttataccataagtatttttacctataattttcgggaatccggaaacggccattcattgtcattctgacccaTAGATGAGGgttctgacccttgcattgcatattttatacctgcacaagggaagggggtaggtaacaaaagggcaaaatatgaaaatagtttccagtcAGTACAGTTCTACAGTTAGGTTAGTACAAGTATTTCaagctacaaggactaaaacatttttaagaacataaaaagcagcttgaaaataataaattcatattggtacttcaatatttcctaaatatctagtaagtaaaagtatgtataatgtatatagatagatacctataaattttagtaatttacatacatattatatatatttggctattatataatatataagcagcatttttattttgatgtgcacataataactaaatatattacttatattttatatattataggctacttacccatataatatttattatacataggtacttATATAActctaaagtttatatattttatacttactttttacgtaatattgtagaatgtaataactacattctcatatgcaattagactatgtaaatataatatattagtagaacctaggatgagattggatgatgttgaaaacatacctctgagaaatatagaacatccttggaatattcttcctatatactaaaaatatgtgcgatagtacattctaagtatatacatagaaggtatatagcacttccttggaataatcttcccatatactaaaaatatgtgcgatagtacattctaagtatataactagaaggtatatagcacttccttggaatattcttcccatatactaaaaatatgtgcgatagtacattctaagtatataactagaagttatatagcacttccttggaatattcttcccatatactaaaaatatgtgcgatagtacattctaagtatataaatagaaggtttatagcacctccttagaaccttctaaaaagtatgttcttggtatatactgaaaagaagtgcggtagtacattctaaaggctgtatgacactatgcattttcttttatcatttctaatatcgtttctgatatcgtttcttgcatacattttcttgtatcatttcttgtacgtacatttgtgccctgtatgacactatgcaagttcttgtatcgaaaattgtatgaaattcggcacgtgattggtcgaaattttgattgtcaccctgtgtcacgttatggtagtactgcataCTGCATTTACAGCTACAGCTGATTTTgaagattttataaaatttataaacttttaattaacattttaatgttaaccagaattttacgttgactgtttgaggttgattatttgtgtttttattttgttttgatatttgtgctaaaatatttgcattagaattatcttcagtttgatccaaattaggaactattgtattttcgtctattaaaaaattatgcaccatgaaacctaaatttatagtatgaactttactaggagctaaatatatggttattagtagaacagtagtccataccaaacggtatattaagtatcaataaaagatttaggGGAAGGGCGGGCACAACGGGGTGGACGGGCAAGACGGGGTACCGCGATTGAGAACGAAACCCCCAACTCTATCTACTTTGTACCGTCACAGGTACTTGCAGGAGACGAGCCTCTGTAATTTGATCGAGTTTTAAACCGGTAGTGCAAACAATACCGTTGTAGGCGACTGAAGTGTATTGTGTGACTAACGGACGAGTAGTAGTTGTAATTGTTAAGAGCGATTTAAACTAAGGTAAGTACTGTTAGGTTATTtgcacattatttttttttcatttcagcTTAACATGTACTATTTTGAGCGTAATATGTCGTAGCGGTTGTtcaaataaacaatgttttaagaattttttaacacTTAACCTAAAAGTAGTGCAAAGCGGGCTAAACGGGGTAGAGTAGggtagggtaaaatggggtaccccATTTTGCCCTTCCTTAAATTAGGTACTTTGTTTCAGATGGTGTTTAAATACAAACGTGTCACCCAGAGGCAGAGCTGGTCTACACAGTCTATGGAAGGGGCGGTCAGAGCTGTAATCAACGGCGAAATGGGACATTACCGTGCATCGGTTCAGTTTAATGTCCCACAAACCACACTCAAACGTTAtgtgaaaaaacgaaaaaatgatcCAGATGTGCCTATTTCAAAAACTATGGGAAATTACAAGCCAGTTTTTACACAGACGCAGGAACAGGAAATCGCTGGTTACctaaaaaatatggaagaacgATTATTTGGGTTTACGATGGAAGAATGCAGAGGTCTCGCCTTTCAGTTAGCTGAATTAAATGGTGTTGATCATCCATTCAACAAAAGAACTCGAATGGCTGGAAAAGCTTGGATGCAAAGCTTCTTAAAGAGACATGCGGAGCTGTCgataagaaaacctgaggctacgTCTGGAATGAGAGCTAGAGGGTTCAATAAAGTTGCTGTTTCACAGTTTTTTACACTACTGGTAGAAGTAGTTGAAAAGTATAATTTTTCAGccgaaaaaatatataacgtcGACGAAACCGGAATTACAGTGAATCCAAAGGGAAGTTCCAAAGTTATAGCTACGAAGGGTAAACGGCAGGTGGGGAACTTAACATCCGGAGAACGCGGAGAGTTAGTAACTGCGGAGATATGATTTTCAGCAGCAGCTGCTTACATGCCTCCTATGTTGATTTTTCCTCGCAAAAGAATGCAGCAAGGGTTCATGGATGGACTGGTGCCTGGTGGTTGGGTGGAGTTGAATCAAAAAGGGTGGATAGACATGGAACTCTTTTTTAAATGGTTTAAGAAATTCGTAAAATTTTCTAAAGCGTCAAAAGAAGCACCGGTGCTTCTTGTATTGGACGGCCACTCTTCCCATACAAAGAATTTGGAATTAATAAATTATGCAAGAGATAACGGTGTAATTCTCTTATGTTACCCTCCTCACACAACTCATCGGCTGCAAGCTCTTGACGTCTCATTCATGAAGCCGCTAAGCACTTATTACGATGACGAAGTGAGAAAATGGCTGAGAACCAATCCAGGTAGAGTAGTGACATTTCACCAACTCTCATCATTATTTAGTGCTGCTTTTATAAGGGCGGCTACAATGACAACTGCTATAAATGGATTTAAAAAAACTGGGGTGTGGCCTGTAGACTTAGGTGTTTTTTCTGACGCAGATTTTTTGCCATCTGCAACAACTGAGATTGAAAAAAGAGAGAGAACTCCTGAACAAAATTGTGAGGTCTATCGAACTAGCAGTAAGCCAAACCAGCAAACAAATAATAATCCGACGTTTTCTGATGCAGTGCCATCAACTTCAAAAACTATTACTCAATTCGAAGAAATAACACCAAGAAAGAAAATGATACCCACCGTTAGCCCACAACCAGACACATCAAGAGCTACTGTTCCATTCGGCGAAAGAACCTTTGAAAAGAATACAACACCAATCAGCAATGCGAAGCCAGGTACCTCTAGTTCCAATGATTCAGCTTTTCCGATAGTATCACCAATCGTTTTTATGCCTATTCCGCAAGGCAGTGCTGCAACTAAACGTAGTTCACACAGAAAGGGAAAAACTGCTATTTTGACTTCTACTCCTTACAAGAAAGAGCTGGAAGAcgctttagaaaaaaataagccGAAAAGAATGCCAATGCTTGGGGTAGTAAAAAGAAAAATAGGAACCATCAAACAAAGCGATGTTATTAAAGGGAAAACTATCACGAAAAAAGTAAAAGTTTCTAAAAAGTGTGATTCTTCAAGTGATAGTGAATCATGTGCTAGTGACGCAGAGTGCCTTTATTGTGGAGATCTTTATTCTACATCCTCTGAAGGATGGGCTTCATGTTCCAGGTGCATTCGTTGGGCGCATATGTCATGCGCTGGGATTGAAGAAGATGACGAAGAGATTTTTGTTTGTGAACTCCAAATAGGTAGTTTACGTGTTTATTGGGTTATTATGCCTTATTTTGATCctaccccattttaccctacctGACGGGTAAAACGGGGTAAAAGgacttttcttaattttttattgttttcatgttgtatttgttttttgctaggaataatttatgttttttttgaaTGTCCAAATATGcttttattaataaaatcatatGATGTTATTGTAAatatacaaattttttttgtactgATCTTTCAACCTTAAGTACCCCATTTTGCCCGCCTTTCCcctataaataatacctacaaaaacacaaataaattcatcaatacattatcccattttcatttcagccgccattatgagtaagtaattatgacattttagatgttttaccagcaggttttacgtttttgctctttgcgcagaaattggcgcagttcttgtacaagaatctgtgtctgactcaaattcttgtatcgtttctgatatcgtttcttgtatctgtgtatgacactatgcatttttttgacatatcagaaacgatattagaaatgatacaagaaaatgtatagtctCATACAGCTTTAAGTAtgtatgttacagttcaagttgattatccagttggagttgactccaactattgtttgtttttttaccaagaggagtgattcaaatttaccgcgccgtaatgcttgtttctaattggtccaacggCAGGCGGgtttactccactaaattatgaCATTGACATTTCTGAAATTGACACtattatttaaaattcaaaaattatatcGAGTTTTTGTGTTTTTGCGTTATTCctataattttttgatttttcgtctgcatttatataaaaaacagttctTTTTAGAACTATTTAGCGTCATATTAGTGTCATTACGATAAAAATATGGATTCAATGCCGAGTACTAGTGGTAATTGCCCTTCTCCACCTAAAAAACGCGGAGTGAATTTGGGTAGACATTTATCATCAAATGAAAAACAATTCATTATAAATATgtacaaacaaataaaaattgatgaTCCTGGAATGAAAATAACAGCCATGGTAGCAAAAATAAAGCAGGCAACAGGTAAGTTTTTCAGAATACCGATTGTTAAAATCAAAGACTTACTAAGTAATGTTCTAATTTTAGGTGTTGCGAATTCAACGATTTATAGAACCATTAAGGAATATAAGCAAACTGGAACTGTAAGATGTCCTAAAAATATTGGCGGTAGACCTGCTGTACTTTCAAGATATGACGAAAAAGTTAAAACATCTGTACGACAGATAGTACACAGCTTCTTTTTCAAGAACGAAATGCCcactttaaataaaattttaagtgaagTTAACAACCGCCCAGATCTTCCAAACATGTGTCGTTCAACATTATATAAATTCTTgaagcaaataaattttaagtaagtaaaTATGGGTTAGCCACAATTAATAGTAAATAATAAGTGCAACCcaaaaaatattcatattatgTCTGGGTTAGGCAATCAATTAGAGGATATTTTTTCCTATGTTGTAGACGCTCTAAATGCAAATTgtttcatttgaaagctgtataattatttaaacaatctttatttaattaAATAGTCTTTATTTCATCAAGGAAATATAAACACAGATGACAATATATTCTTCTGAAGCGAAATCAGAGACGCTAAAACCGATCAGTCCCCGCCCggtaaaaaaatcaacaaaaatttttaatttgtttaaacaaagatTGTCTAAAGAATTAGACAACattcaaataagaatatttgtatttataaCGTTAAAAAGGTACACATGtggtaagtttttctaaaaaacatTCTACAACATAGGAAAAAATgtggttttattttgttataaataaattaatttattataacaaaactaaagcatatTTTGGATTTAATTATGCACTATTtaggtggctctactcgagttacctcggattaaaaaaaaaatgaagaaaattgcttgaTTGTAagtcgagaaaatgcatttttttatatataccgattttgaacttaaGAAGGGTGAATCTAGGTTGAAGAATTGGTGAATTTCATagatttttttgtacttttataCCAAATAATCGCGGAATAtcaattgtttttattataataatatacccATTTTATGAGTGTTTTAAACATGAAAATTTGTATGGAGAAAGATAAAGGTAAGgtcaaaatatacattttattattttgtagGTACTTGAAGAGAAGTCGAAGAAGTCATCTTATCGAACGTGATGATATCATAAGATGGAGACGTCGTTACCTAACTTCTATAAAAGAATACAGAAGTCAAGGTAAACCAATTTATTACCTTGACGAAACATGGGTAAATGAAGGTCACACCAAAGAGAAAGTGTGGGTAGACACCGATATAAAAAACCGTAGACAGGCTTTTATTGAGGGGTTGTCTACTGGTTTGAAAAATCCATCAGGAAAAGGAAAACGCCTCATAGTTTTACATATTGGATCAGAGTTAGGTTTTGTTAATGAAGGACTTTTACTTTTTGAGGGAAGAAAGACAGAAGATTACCATGAAGAAATGAATGCATCTGTTTTCGAAAATTGGTTTAGTAATATCCTGCAAAAATTACCAAAAAACGCTGTTATTGTAATGGATAATGCAGCATACCACAGcagaaaattagaaaaaattccGACAACATCATCAAAAAAGAAAGACATGCAGGaatggttaaaaataaaaaatattcctTTCAATTTGGAGATGGTTAGGTCAGAATTATTACATCTGATACGATTAAATAAAAATgagtataatatgtatgtaactGATGAGATGGCTAAAGAAAATGGTCAAATTGTACTGCGGTTGCCTCCATATCATTGTGAGTTGAATCCCATTGAGAAAATTTGGGCTCAAGTGAAAAATGAAGTGGCATTAAAAAACACAACATATAAACTGAAAGAAGTAAAAAATCTACTGTTACAAGCTCTGGACAATGTAACTCCAACACATTGGCAAAATTGTGTTAAGCACATCCTGAAAGTAGAGGAAAAAATGTGTAAACTAGATGGTATCATGGATAGTGTCATAGAACCACTAATAATTTCAATTGGCAATGATGACAGTGACACCAGTTCCTCAGAAGATGAATAATTGTATGTTCAATACAATTTATTCATCTTCTCAGGAACTTCGCTTCAATGTAATTTtgatttatttgaattttaaccacaatttaagtttaaagttaaatttatttgagatttaaatttttaaaaacaaatcacATGGTATGATTTTTTTGATGGATATTCTTAAGTTGATTTTATGTtttcgaatgaactatctttcaataaagtcgtcccaggaacgcaactcatagaTAAGTATTGGCAACATCGTTTATTTAAagttatttactttaaaatggatAATATAATGTCTGAactgaggccatgagagccagagtggcctaactgatatttacattactttacataatcaaagaaaatgatcagaagctaacaatgttcgattgttttagtaattgtatgttgaccaagaatcattattggtcaacatacaattactaaaacagtCGAACATTGTTAGTTTCTTATCATTTTCTTTGAATGTAAatatcagttaggccactctggctctcatggcctcaattgttaatataaatgagtcagataaaattaaattagaagttttttttaccaagcaccaaaaacaaaatgttttgcATTTTGATAACGACCtgcgaagtggaaatcgaaacgtatcgaaatcaaaaataaatttaattgcaaactaaaattgtggctttattcccacctaaaatagtaaattgcatcaGATGCCACAAAAAAATACTCTCTATCTCTGCTGGCCATTAACTCTCTCCATCCAATTCTGCACTTCTATACCTACCATCCAAATCTGCACTTTTATACCTACCATCCAAATCTGCTTATTACTTTGAACCACATCTTTCATGATATTTCTGGTCTGACTttccatattatttgttattCTTTTTCCACTCCTAACTCCACTAAAAATTCCCTG
This genomic window from Diabrotica virgifera virgifera chromosome 1, PGI_DIABVI_V3a contains:
- the LOC126888950 gene encoding uncharacterized protein LOC126888950 isoform X1, which codes for MDSMPSTSGNCPSPPKKRGVNLGRHLSSNEKQFIINMYKQIKIDDPGMKITAMVAKIKQATGKFFRIPIVKIKDLLSNVLILGVANSTIYRTIKEYKQTGTVRCPKNIGGRPAVLSRYDEKVKTSVRQIVHSFFFKNEMPTLNKILSEVNNRPDLPNMCRSTLYKFLKQINFKYLKRSRRSHLIERDDIIRWRRRYLTSIKEYRSQGKPIYYLDETWVNEGHTKEKVWVDTDIKNRRQAFIEGLSTGLKNPSGKGKRLIVLHIGSELGFVNEGLLLFEGRKTEDYHEEMNASVFENWFSNILQKLPKNAVIVMDNAAYHSRKLEKIPTTSSKKKDMQEWLKIKNIPFNLEMVRSELLHLIRLNKNEYNMYVTDEMAKENGQIVLRLPPYHCELNPIEKIWAQVKNEVALKNTTYKLKEVKNLLLQALDNVTPTHWQNCVKHILKVEEKMCKLDGIMDSVIEPLIISIGNDDSDTSSSEDE
- the LOC126888950 gene encoding uncharacterized protein LOC126888950 isoform X2; translation: MDSMPSTSGNCPSPPKKRGVNLGRHLSSNEKQFIINMYKQIKIDDPGMKITAMVAKIKQATGVANSTIYRTIKEYKQTGTVRCPKNIGGRPAVLSRYDEKVKTSVRQIVHSFFFKNEMPTLNKILSEVNNRPDLPNMCRSTLYKFLKQINFKYLKRSRRSHLIERDDIIRWRRRYLTSIKEYRSQGKPIYYLDETWVNEGHTKEKVWVDTDIKNRRQAFIEGLSTGLKNPSGKGKRLIVLHIGSELGFVNEGLLLFEGRKTEDYHEEMNASVFENWFSNILQKLPKNAVIVMDNAAYHSRKLEKIPTTSSKKKDMQEWLKIKNIPFNLEMVRSELLHLIRLNKNEYNMYVTDEMAKENGQIVLRLPPYHCELNPIEKIWAQVKNEVALKNTTYKLKEVKNLLLQALDNVTPTHWQNCVKHILKVEEKMCKLDGIMDSVIEPLIISIGNDDSDTSSSEDE